From one Luteolibacter sp. SL250 genomic stretch:
- the rpiB gene encoding ribose 5-phosphate isomerase B, whose protein sequence is MSQATLRIALGADHGALELKNALVAHLTGKGYEVKDFGTETTESCNYADYANAVARNVADGTFDVGFLACTSGIGMSIAANRHRHVRAAVVRTVDEAKTTREHNDANVLCFSGKNTTPEEAVAMVDAFLSASFEGGRHEARVIQSSGSRIQANDPALYAAIVGEEQRQRNNIELIASENFASPAVMEAQGSLLTNKYAEGYPGKRWYGGCENVDVVEQLAIDRAKELFGAEHANVQPHSGSQANTAVYFSVLKPGDKIFTMDLAHGGHLTHGHKANFSGRFYDVTHYGVSAEDERIDYAELEKTARDLKPALITVGASAYPREIDFERMGKLAREVGAYLFVDMAHIAGLVAAGVHPNPVPHADFVTSTTHKSLRGPRGGIILCKEEFAKKIDSQVFPGIQGGPLMHVIAAKAVCLGEALKPEFKDYAAQIVKNAQALAARLASHGFRIVSGGTDNHLMLVDLRPKGLNGAEASHALDEAGITVNKNGIPFDTGSPMKPSGIRIGTPAVTSRGMKEADVETVADFIHEALSDHANVQKLHAIRERVFAFNRAFPLPW, encoded by the coding sequence ATGAGCCAAGCCACACTACGCATCGCCCTCGGAGCCGATCACGGCGCGCTGGAACTGAAGAACGCCCTCGTCGCCCACCTCACGGGCAAGGGTTACGAAGTGAAGGACTTCGGCACGGAAACGACCGAATCCTGCAACTACGCCGACTACGCCAACGCCGTCGCCCGCAACGTGGCGGACGGAACCTTTGATGTCGGCTTCCTGGCCTGCACCTCCGGCATCGGCATGAGCATCGCGGCCAACCGCCACCGCCACGTGCGCGCCGCCGTCGTCCGCACCGTGGATGAGGCGAAGACCACCCGCGAGCACAACGACGCGAACGTCCTCTGCTTCTCCGGCAAGAACACCACTCCTGAGGAAGCCGTCGCCATGGTGGACGCCTTCCTTTCCGCCTCCTTCGAGGGTGGCCGCCATGAGGCCCGCGTCATCCAGTCCTCCGGCAGCCGCATCCAGGCGAATGATCCCGCCCTCTACGCCGCCATCGTCGGTGAGGAGCAGCGCCAGCGGAACAACATCGAGCTCATCGCTTCGGAAAACTTCGCCTCCCCGGCCGTCATGGAGGCGCAAGGCTCCCTGCTGACGAACAAGTATGCCGAGGGCTACCCCGGCAAGCGCTGGTACGGTGGCTGCGAAAACGTCGATGTCGTCGAGCAACTGGCCATCGACCGTGCGAAGGAACTCTTCGGCGCGGAGCACGCCAACGTCCAGCCGCACTCCGGCTCCCAGGCAAACACCGCCGTCTATTTCTCCGTGCTGAAGCCCGGCGACAAGATCTTCACCATGGACCTGGCCCACGGCGGCCACCTCACCCACGGCCACAAGGCGAACTTCTCCGGCCGCTTCTATGATGTGACCCACTACGGCGTCAGCGCCGAGGATGAGCGCATCGACTACGCGGAGCTGGAAAAGACCGCCCGCGACCTGAAGCCCGCCCTCATCACCGTCGGTGCCTCCGCCTACCCGCGTGAGATCGATTTCGAGCGCATGGGCAAGCTGGCCCGCGAGGTGGGTGCCTACCTTTTCGTGGACATGGCGCACATCGCCGGTCTGGTCGCCGCCGGCGTCCACCCGAACCCGGTGCCGCACGCGGACTTCGTCACCTCCACCACGCACAAGTCCCTCCGCGGACCGCGCGGCGGCATCATCCTCTGCAAGGAGGAGTTCGCGAAGAAGATTGACTCCCAGGTGTTCCCCGGCATCCAGGGCGGACCGCTCATGCACGTCATCGCCGCGAAGGCAGTCTGCCTGGGTGAGGCGCTCAAGCCGGAGTTCAAGGACTACGCCGCGCAGATCGTGAAGAACGCGCAGGCTCTCGCTGCCCGTCTCGCCTCCCATGGCTTCCGCATCGTCTCCGGCGGCACGGACAACCACCTCATGCTGGTGGACCTCCGTCCGAAGGGCCTCAACGGCGCGGAAGCGTCCCACGCGCTCGACGAAGCGGGCATCACCGTGAACAAGAACGGCATCCCGTTCGACACCGGCAGCCCGATGAAACCGAGCGGCATCCGCATCGGCACCCCGGCCGTCACCAGCCGCGGTATGAAAGAGGCTGATGTCGAGACCGTCGCCGATTTCATCCATGAAGCCTTGTCGGATCATGCGAATGTGCAAAAACTGCATGCAATCCGCGAGCGGGTATTCGCGTTCAACCGCGCCTTCCCGCTGCCGTGGTGA
- the zwf gene encoding glucose-6-phosphate dehydrogenase translates to MNPFREDLVARSRPEPCSVVIFGATGDLTHRKLVPALYNLAIDGELPTGVKIVGFARREKSDEEFRTGLEELNRKVSRSGHNDEVWNTLAENIHYHQSEFHDADGYKRLAERLDAIDQERGGKGNRLFYIASSPEFFDEILINLKNAGLNQAKDGCWARVIVEKPFGTDLATAKHLNEVVNATFHESATYRIDHYLGKETAQNLMVLRFANSIFEPLWNSKYISHIQITCAENLGMEGGRGGYYDKSGALRDMVQNHLLQLLSLVAMEPPTDLTADGVRDEKVKVIRSLRQWDTPEKVAANVVRAQYTAGHVDGNEVPGYREEDRVPKDSQTEAYVAVRLLVDTWRWSGVPFYIRMGKRLPKKSTEISIHFKDAPSVLFGAQGEVPGGNVLVIRIQPDEGISLRMVSKIPGTSLRLEQVKMDFHYSTSFGKSSPEAYERLLLDAMAGDATLFARRDEVEEAWRFIDHIENAWHKSDTPPAMAEFVAGSWGPREADALIQQDGFQWRRL, encoded by the coding sequence ATGAATCCATTCCGAGAAGACCTCGTCGCCCGTTCGCGCCCGGAGCCATGTTCCGTCGTGATCTTCGGCGCCACCGGCGACCTCACGCACCGCAAGCTGGTGCCCGCCCTCTACAACCTGGCCATCGATGGCGAGCTGCCGACGGGCGTCAAAATCGTCGGCTTCGCCCGGCGGGAAAAGTCGGACGAGGAGTTCCGTACCGGTCTGGAGGAGCTGAACCGGAAGGTTTCCCGCTCCGGGCACAATGACGAGGTGTGGAACACCCTTGCGGAGAACATCCACTACCACCAGTCGGAGTTCCATGACGCGGACGGCTACAAGCGCCTTGCGGAGCGTCTGGACGCCATCGACCAGGAGCGTGGAGGGAAAGGAAACCGTCTTTTCTACATCGCCTCCTCGCCGGAGTTCTTCGATGAGATCCTCATCAACCTGAAGAACGCCGGACTGAACCAAGCGAAGGACGGCTGCTGGGCGCGTGTCATCGTGGAGAAGCCGTTCGGCACCGACCTGGCCACCGCGAAGCACCTCAACGAGGTGGTGAACGCCACCTTCCACGAGAGCGCCACCTACCGGATCGACCACTATCTCGGAAAAGAGACCGCGCAGAACCTGATGGTGCTGCGTTTCGCCAACTCCATCTTCGAGCCGCTCTGGAACAGCAAATACATCAGCCACATCCAGATCACCTGTGCGGAGAACCTGGGCATGGAAGGCGGCCGCGGCGGCTACTATGACAAGTCCGGCGCGCTGCGGGACATGGTGCAGAACCACCTCCTCCAGCTCCTCAGCCTCGTCGCCATGGAGCCGCCGACCGACCTCACCGCCGATGGCGTGCGGGACGAGAAGGTGAAGGTCATCCGTTCCCTCCGCCAGTGGGACACCCCGGAAAAGGTCGCCGCCAACGTCGTCCGCGCGCAGTACACCGCCGGTCATGTCGATGGCAACGAAGTGCCCGGCTACCGTGAGGAAGACCGCGTGCCGAAGGATTCCCAGACGGAAGCCTACGTCGCCGTCCGCCTGCTGGTGGACACCTGGCGCTGGAGCGGCGTGCCGTTCTACATCCGCATGGGCAAGCGCCTGCCGAAGAAGTCCACGGAGATATCCATCCACTTCAAGGACGCCCCGAGCGTGCTGTTCGGCGCGCAAGGTGAGGTTCCCGGTGGCAACGTGCTGGTCATCCGCATCCAGCCGGACGAGGGCATTTCCCTCCGCATGGTTTCGAAGATCCCCGGCACCAGCCTCCGCCTGGAGCAGGTGAAGATGGATTTCCACTACTCCACCAGCTTCGGCAAGAGCAGCCCGGAGGCCTATGAGCGCCTCCTGCTGGACGCCATGGCCGGTGACGCCACCCTCTTCGCCCGCCGTGACGAGGTGGAGGAAGCATGGCGCTTCATCGACCATATCGAGAACGCCTGGCACAAGTCGGACACCCCGCCCGCCATGGCCGAGTTCGTCGCCGGATCCTGGGGCCCGCGCGAAGCGGACGCCCTCATCCAGCAGGACGGCTTCCAGTGGCGCAGGCTGTGA
- a CDS encoding glucose-6-phosphate dehydrogenase assembly protein OpcA → MTVTPETCPELGIEVPVGAIDKELRKLWEQDDAQTNASLMNLAIYCEREGSLVENSRIIQKLTSEHACRAILVEINKRTTEASLRAWITAHCHLSGGKKSICCEQVAFHLTGRVTGRFRNTVFSHLNSDLPLIFWWQGELSDVFTERLVAVMDRLIIDSSSWSDPAAAFSIIDDATQANGDLILQDLAWTRSWQFRVGIAGLFDDPVAQAALPAVDCVEIIHHPDHRNSALQVLAWLGVQAGWEQTSPSADGFVFRAKAGGKVNARLLSDPSSAPLGKVEISSGHVTVRVNRDAGASHVSRQIQSDGYLANSLSPADPDVDAELVGLQLSRGGKNSLYQKILPRFRAMLG, encoded by the coding sequence ATGACCGTTACTCCGGAAACCTGCCCCGAACTTGGAATCGAAGTGCCTGTCGGCGCGATCGACAAGGAACTCCGCAAGCTGTGGGAGCAGGACGACGCGCAGACGAACGCCTCCCTGATGAACCTGGCGATCTACTGCGAGCGGGAAGGCTCGCTGGTGGAGAACTCCCGCATCATCCAGAAGCTCACCAGCGAGCACGCCTGCCGCGCCATCCTGGTGGAGATCAACAAGCGCACCACGGAGGCCAGCCTCCGTGCCTGGATCACCGCGCACTGCCACCTTTCCGGCGGGAAGAAATCCATCTGCTGCGAGCAGGTGGCCTTCCACCTCACCGGACGCGTCACCGGACGTTTCCGGAATACGGTTTTCTCCCATCTCAACTCCGACCTGCCACTCATCTTCTGGTGGCAGGGGGAGCTTTCGGACGTCTTCACCGAGCGCCTCGTCGCCGTGATGGACCGCCTCATCATCGACAGTTCTTCGTGGAGCGATCCCGCCGCCGCCTTTTCCATCATTGATGATGCGACGCAGGCGAATGGTGATCTCATCCTGCAGGATCTCGCCTGGACGCGTTCCTGGCAGTTCCGCGTCGGCATCGCCGGTTTGTTTGACGATCCCGTGGCGCAGGCCGCCCTCCCGGCGGTGGACTGTGTGGAGATCATCCACCACCCGGACCACCGGAACTCCGCCCTCCAGGTGCTCGCCTGGCTGGGTGTCCAGGCCGGCTGGGAACAGACGTCCCCCTCCGCGGATGGGTTCGTCTTTCGCGCGAAGGCCGGCGGTAAGGTGAACGCGCGCCTCCTTTCAGATCCTTCCTCCGCGCCGCTCGGCAAAGTGGAGATCTCCTCCGGTCACGTCACCGTGCGGGTGAACCGGGATGCCGGTGCCAGCCACGTTTCCCGCCAGATCCAATCTGACGGTTATTTGGCGAACTCTCTCTCACCTGCCGATCCGGATGTGGATGCGGAGCTCGTCGGCCTCCAGCTTTCCCGCGGTGGGAAGAACTCGCTCTACCAGAAGATCCTCCCGCGCTTCCGGGCGATGTTGGGGTAA
- a CDS encoding DUF3500 domain-containing protein, whose protein sequence is MKPILLSALGVATLISAFQITSQKAWAKETAAAGYDAAKLQIVTIEMADAANAFLKSLDGEQTKKARYPFEDKERDNWNFVPTTRNGLPIKEMKPEQRDLARKLLETGMSASALVKIDTIMALEKLLGEIENRPDHRDPEKYFTTIFGEPSATGTWGWRFEGHHTAVNFTLVGGKVISATPSFLAANRAETREGRMKGTRPLAREEDLARALATLLQEAGKPVVYTEKPPAEILTGNERKARQLDPVGLLSTEMTDKQKEGLLTLISEYATRHRKEIADKDMAKIKADFDNVRFGWAGGLKKGDAYYYRVQGKTFLIEACNIQNDANHIHTVWRDLEGDFGRDALGNHMKGHKDDH, encoded by the coding sequence ATGAAACCCATCCTCCTCAGCGCGCTCGGCGTCGCCACCCTCATTTCCGCCTTCCAGATCACCAGCCAGAAGGCCTGGGCGAAGGAAACCGCCGCCGCCGGATATGACGCAGCGAAGCTGCAGATCGTCACCATCGAGATGGCGGACGCGGCCAACGCGTTCCTCAAATCCCTGGACGGGGAACAGACCAAAAAAGCCCGCTATCCGTTCGAGGATAAGGAGCGCGACAACTGGAACTTTGTCCCGACGACCCGCAACGGCCTGCCGATCAAGGAAATGAAACCGGAGCAACGGGATCTCGCCCGCAAGCTGCTGGAAACCGGCATGAGCGCGAGCGCGCTGGTGAAGATCGACACCATCATGGCGCTGGAAAAGCTGCTGGGTGAGATCGAGAACCGCCCGGACCACCGGGATCCGGAGAAGTATTTCACCACCATCTTCGGCGAGCCATCCGCCACCGGCACCTGGGGCTGGAGATTCGAGGGCCACCACACCGCCGTGAACTTCACCCTGGTGGGGGGCAAGGTCATTTCCGCCACGCCGTCCTTCCTCGCCGCGAACCGTGCGGAGACCCGTGAAGGCCGGATGAAGGGCACCCGCCCGCTGGCCCGCGAGGAGGACCTGGCCCGCGCCTTGGCCACCCTGCTGCAGGAAGCCGGAAAGCCCGTCGTCTATACCGAGAAGCCCCCGGCCGAGATCCTGACCGGCAACGAACGGAAAGCACGCCAGCTCGACCCCGTCGGCCTCCTTTCCACCGAAATGACCGACAAGCAGAAGGAAGGCCTGCTGACCCTCATCTCCGAATACGCCACCCGCCACCGCAAAGAGATCGCCGACAAGGACATGGCGAAGATCAAGGCGGACTTCGACAACGTCCGCTTCGGATGGGCAGGTGGCCTGAAGAAGGGCGACGCCTACTACTACCGCGTGCAGGGCAAGACCTTCCTCATCGAGGCCTGCAACATCCAGAACGACGCCAACCACATCCACACCGTCTGGCGGGATCTGGAAGGCGACTTCGGTCGCGACGCCCTGGGCAACCACATGAAGGGCCACAAGGACGACCATTGA
- a CDS encoding TIGR03862 family flavoprotein: MSAHLSIIGGGPAGLRAAEIASSRGVCVTLFDGKPSVGRKFLVAGKGGLNITHGEALEKFTTRYSGPPEFWQEIISSFTPQDLRDWAAELGVETFQATSGRVYPKALKAAPLLRRWIARLKENGVTFAMNHRLTGIDPGFTLHFENGTAHACDAVLLALGGGSWPQTGSDGGWIPVLERLGVPVAPLQPANCGWEHAWPEEILPAIEGVPLKNIHIRADGRLAVGELMLTRYGVEGGAIYQLGATLRGMERPAIAIDFKPTFTAEELTRKLTHVKRDFLEAARVSWKLPDAACALLSRTPHADAASLAAEVKHHVIPLSRPRPIAEVISSAGGVPFSALDGNLMLRDHPGIFLAGEMIDWEAPTGGYLMQGCFATATRSAAAASDWLKQFR, translated from the coding sequence TTGAGCGCGCACCTTTCCATCATCGGCGGCGGGCCTGCCGGGCTGCGGGCTGCGGAGATCGCCTCATCGCGGGGTGTCTGCGTGACCCTGTTCGACGGCAAGCCATCGGTCGGGCGGAAATTCCTCGTCGCGGGAAAGGGCGGGCTGAACATCACCCACGGGGAGGCGCTGGAAAAGTTCACCACCCGCTACTCCGGGCCGCCGGAGTTCTGGCAGGAGATCATTTCCTCCTTCACCCCGCAGGACCTGCGCGACTGGGCTGCGGAACTGGGCGTGGAGACCTTCCAGGCGACCAGCGGGCGCGTCTATCCGAAGGCGCTGAAGGCGGCTCCCCTGCTCCGCCGGTGGATCGCGCGGCTGAAGGAGAACGGCGTGACCTTCGCGATGAACCACCGCCTCACCGGGATCGATCCCGGGTTCACGCTGCATTTTGAAAATGGCACCGCCCACGCGTGCGATGCGGTGCTGCTGGCGCTGGGTGGCGGCTCATGGCCGCAGACGGGATCCGACGGCGGATGGATCCCCGTGCTGGAGCGGCTGGGCGTGCCGGTGGCCCCGCTGCAGCCCGCCAACTGTGGGTGGGAGCACGCGTGGCCGGAGGAAATCCTCCCCGCCATCGAGGGTGTGCCGTTGAAAAACATCCATATCCGCGCGGACGGACGGCTGGCCGTGGGCGAGCTGATGCTCACGCGCTACGGCGTGGAGGGCGGGGCCATCTATCAGCTCGGCGCGACGCTGCGCGGGATGGAAAGACCGGCCATCGCCATCGACTTCAAGCCGACCTTCACCGCGGAGGAACTCACGCGGAAGCTGACCCACGTGAAGCGTGACTTCCTGGAGGCGGCGCGCGTTTCGTGGAAGCTGCCGGACGCCGCGTGCGCGCTGCTTTCCCGCACGCCCCACGCGGATGCCGCCAGTCTGGCGGCGGAGGTGAAGCACCACGTCATCCCCCTCAGCCGGCCACGCCCCATCGCGGAGGTCATCTCCTCCGCCGGTGGTGTCCCCTTTTCCGCACTGGACGGAAACCTGATGCTGCGCGACCACCCGGGCATCTTCCTGGCCGGGGAGATGATCGACTGGGAGGCCCCCACCGGCGGCTACCTGATGCAGGGTTGCTTCGCCACCGCGACGCGTTCCGCAGCGGCCGCAAGCGATTGGTTGAAACAATTCCGTTAA
- a CDS encoding KpsF/GutQ family sugar-phosphate isomerase, whose protein sequence is MDHLALARNVIGIETEGLLRMSSRLDDQFIVAVGLLQTTLDNRGKIVVVGVGKSGNIGHKIAATLNSTGATAVVLNSQNALHGDLGLISDGDAVLLLSYSGETNELLDLIPFIKRFDVRLIALTGQPDSSLSKLSDITLDTSVEREACPLNLAPTSSSTAMLVMGDALAMVLLEARGFTEEDFARYHPGGSLGRALLTRVSDIMRGGEALPTVTEDALVLDALIAMNAARAGACLILMPDGFLAGIFTHGDFARGYQKDPSIGERPIAGLMTRRPITVQADSLAVEAVKTIGLNRIDDIVVLGADGRPAGLVDTQDFARLKII, encoded by the coding sequence ATGGATCATCTGGCCCTCGCCCGGAATGTCATCGGAATCGAAACGGAAGGACTGCTGCGCATGTCCAGCCGGCTGGATGACCAATTCATCGTCGCCGTGGGACTGCTGCAGACGACGCTGGACAACCGCGGGAAGATCGTGGTGGTGGGTGTGGGCAAGTCCGGGAACATCGGCCACAAGATCGCGGCGACGCTGAACTCCACGGGGGCGACCGCCGTGGTGCTGAACTCCCAGAACGCGCTGCACGGGGACCTTGGCCTGATCTCCGACGGGGACGCGGTGCTGCTGCTGTCCTACTCCGGGGAGACGAACGAGCTGCTGGACCTCATCCCTTTCATCAAGCGGTTCGACGTGCGGCTCATCGCGCTGACGGGCCAGCCGGACTCCTCACTTTCCAAGCTGAGTGACATCACGCTGGACACGTCCGTGGAGCGTGAGGCGTGCCCGCTGAACCTGGCGCCAACTTCCTCCTCCACGGCCATGCTGGTGATGGGGGACGCGCTGGCGATGGTGCTGCTGGAGGCGCGCGGGTTCACGGAGGAAGACTTCGCCCGCTACCACCCCGGTGGCTCGCTGGGCCGGGCGCTTCTCACCCGGGTGTCCGACATCATGCGCGGCGGGGAGGCCCTGCCAACGGTGACGGAGGACGCGCTGGTGCTGGACGCACTCATCGCCATGAACGCGGCGCGTGCCGGTGCCTGCCTCATTCTCATGCCGGACGGCTTTCTGGCCGGGATCTTCACCCACGGCGACTTCGCCCGCGGCTACCAGAAAGACCCCTCCATCGGGGAACGGCCCATCGCGGGGCTGATGACGCGCCGCCCCATCACCGTGCAGGCGGACTCCCTGGCGGTGGAGGCGGTGAAGACCATCGGCCTGAACCGGATCGACGACATCGTGGTGCTGGGCGCGGATGGCAGGCCCGCAGGGCTGGTGGACACGCAGGACTTCGCCCGGCTGAAGATCATTTGA
- the pyrH gene encoding UMP kinase produces MSSPSKDPRPFKRAILKLSGEALREPGSTDNISPEIVDRIALEIKEAVATGLELGIVVGGGNFWRGASASARGMDRATADYVGMLATVMNALALEGALEHHGVSCRVQSAIEMKNVAEPFIRRKAERQLEDGKVVIFAAGTGSPFFSTDTTSALRASEMGVDVILKATQVDGVYNADPRKDPNAVRYETVTFQECLTKRLSVMDATAFSLCMDNHIPIIIFDLGPAGNLSHALRGLPIGTLVHGE; encoded by the coding sequence ATGAGTTCTCCTTCCAAAGATCCCCGTCCCTTCAAGCGCGCCATCCTCAAACTCAGCGGCGAGGCGTTGCGGGAGCCCGGGTCCACGGACAACATTTCTCCGGAGATCGTCGATCGCATCGCTCTGGAGATCAAGGAAGCGGTGGCGACCGGCCTGGAGCTGGGCATCGTCGTCGGCGGTGGGAATTTCTGGCGCGGAGCCAGTGCTTCCGCGCGCGGCATGGATCGTGCCACCGCGGACTACGTGGGCATGCTGGCCACCGTCATGAATGCCCTGGCCCTGGAAGGCGCGCTGGAGCATCACGGTGTCAGTTGCCGGGTGCAGTCCGCCATCGAGATGAAGAACGTCGCGGAGCCCTTCATCCGCCGGAAGGCCGAGCGCCAGCTCGAGGACGGAAAGGTCGTCATCTTCGCCGCGGGAACCGGCAGCCCCTTTTTCTCCACGGACACCACCTCCGCCCTCCGCGCCAGCGAGATGGGTGTGGATGTCATCCTCAAGGCCACCCAGGTGGACGGTGTCTACAACGCGGACCCGCGAAAGGACCCCAACGCCGTCCGCTATGAGACCGTCACCTTCCAGGAGTGCCTGACCAAGCGCCTGAGCGTCATGGATGCCACGGCATTCAGCCTCTGCATGGACAACCACATCCCCATCATCATCTTCGATCTCGGCCCGGCCGGGAACCTTTCCCACGCCCTGCGCGGCCTCCCCATCGGCACCCTGGTGCACGGTGAGTGA
- the frr gene encoding ribosome recycling factor, giving the protein MDPDTAILEVEEAMTKCVDYLIHEFAGVRTGKASPALIENLDVHVHAYGAVSKLKSLAVINSPEPRMLVVQPFDPSTTRDIERAIRECKLGLNPAAADRSIRVPIPELSEERRRDMVKMIKQLAEEAKVRLRAARKDGMDAAKKMKADNIIAEDAQKDFEKEVQDLTNKFTKKIDEHAVAKEADLMKV; this is encoded by the coding sequence ATGGACCCTGATACAGCCATTCTCGAAGTCGAAGAAGCGATGACCAAATGCGTGGACTACCTCATCCACGAGTTCGCCGGTGTCCGCACGGGCAAGGCCAGCCCCGCCCTCATCGAAAACCTCGACGTCCACGTCCATGCCTACGGCGCGGTGTCGAAACTGAAGAGCCTCGCCGTCATCAACTCGCCGGAGCCGCGGATGCTGGTCGTGCAGCCCTTTGATCCGTCCACCACCCGCGACATCGAGCGCGCCATCCGCGAGTGCAAGCTGGGCCTCAACCCCGCCGCCGCGGACCGCTCCATCCGCGTGCCCATCCCGGAACTCTCCGAGGAACGCCGCCGTGACATGGTCAAGATGATCAAGCAGCTGGCGGAGGAAGCGAAGGTCCGCCTCCGCGCCGCGCGCAAGGACGGCATGGATGCCGCCAAGAAAATGAAGGCGGACAATATCATCGCGGAAGACGCCCAGAAGGACTTCGAGAAGGAAGTCCAGGACCTCACCAACAAGTTCACCAAGAAGATCGACGAGCACGCCGTCGCCAAGGAAGCGGACCTGATGAAGGTCTGA
- a CDS encoding PEP-CTERM sorting domain-containing protein, with product MKTHLLRSFSALILGLALSGGSASAVTAFTETFNTNASGWLTGNSVAPTYSATGGVGNSGYISFTSTFTSGASGPFGAPPLQTLIRGNASADASGDAFAGNWITSGVTTMTVAVRHNYNQTLNLYARLDAGGGNAASLASTASYAVASDTWTTITIPITNSNPPFLSYGGGDFNSVFGNIQNVQLGFYLPANTTFTDFRIDVDNVSVAVPEPASLGLLAVAGAGIVLRRRRLA from the coding sequence GTGAAAACACACCTTCTCCGCAGCTTTTCCGCACTCATCCTTGGTCTGGCGTTGTCCGGAGGATCCGCCTCTGCGGTGACTGCGTTCACCGAGACCTTCAACACCAACGCAAGCGGCTGGCTGACCGGCAACTCCGTGGCCCCCACCTACAGCGCGACGGGTGGCGTCGGCAATTCCGGCTATATCTCCTTCACTTCGACTTTCACCTCCGGAGCCAGCGGTCCGTTCGGCGCGCCGCCGCTGCAGACGCTGATACGTGGCAATGCCAGCGCCGACGCCAGCGGTGACGCTTTCGCCGGAAACTGGATCACCTCCGGGGTGACCACCATGACGGTCGCCGTCCGGCACAACTACAACCAGACACTGAACCTCTACGCACGGCTCGACGCCGGCGGCGGAAACGCCGCGAGCCTGGCCAGCACCGCGTCGTACGCCGTCGCCTCCGACACCTGGACCACCATCACCATCCCGATCACCAACAGCAACCCTCCGTTCCTTTCCTACGGCGGCGGGGATTTCAATTCGGTGTTCGGCAACATCCAGAACGTGCAGCTGGGATTCTACCTCCCCGCGAACACGACGTTCACGGACTTCCGCATCGATGTGGACAACGTTTCCGTCGCTGTCCCCGAGCCGGCATCCCTCGGTCTGCTGGCCGTCGCCGGTGCGGGCATCGTGCTCCGCCGCCGCAGGCTGGCCTGA
- a CDS encoding cation diffusion facilitator family transporter, with amino-acid sequence MTGHENIAARTVVRSMAVNAVLALVKIVTGVVGNSYALIADGIESLNDLFSSLVVWCSLKVAHRPPSERYPYGLGKAEQLGALFSAVSLLAAGGVIIWQSVRNIIHRHEPPAWFTLPVLVVVIITKELLSRHALKKSVETESTALKGDAWHHRADAITSAAALVGILVALIGGPGFEKADDIGALVGCTVIVFNGILLLRTALHENLDGAPSPQLLEQVRAVATAVPEVMGIEKLRMKKMGLGYFMDIHIEVDPHMTVEKGHQIGHDVKDAICREVPQVTDVVTHIEPFG; translated from the coding sequence ATGACCGGGCATGAAAACATCGCCGCGCGGACGGTCGTCAGGAGCATGGCGGTGAATGCCGTGCTCGCGCTGGTGAAGATCGTCACCGGGGTGGTGGGGAACTCCTACGCGCTCATCGCGGACGGCATCGAGTCGCTCAACGACCTGTTTTCCTCCCTCGTCGTTTGGTGTTCGCTGAAGGTGGCCCACCGCCCGCCCAGCGAGAGGTATCCCTATGGCCTGGGAAAGGCAGAGCAACTCGGCGCCCTTTTCTCCGCCGTATCCCTGCTGGCCGCCGGCGGCGTCATCATCTGGCAGAGCGTGAGGAACATCATCCACCGCCATGAACCGCCCGCGTGGTTCACCCTGCCCGTCCTCGTCGTGGTCATCATCACGAAGGAATTGCTCTCCCGCCATGCACTGAAAAAGAGTGTGGAGACGGAAAGCACCGCGTTGAAAGGGGACGCTTGGCACCACCGGGCGGACGCCATTACCTCCGCCGCCGCACTCGTCGGCATCCTCGTCGCCCTCATCGGTGGTCCGGGGTTCGAGAAAGCGGACGACATCGGTGCGCTGGTCGGCTGCACCGTCATCGTCTTCAACGGCATCCTCCTCCTGCGCACCGCCCTCCATGAGAACCTCGACGGTGCCCCGTCCCCGCAACTGCTGGAGCAGGTGAGGGCCGTCGCCACCGCAGTCCCCGAGGTCATGGGCATCGAGAAACTGCGCATGAAAAAAATGGGCCTCGGCTACTTCATGGACATCCACATCGAGGTGGACCCCCACATGACCGTGGAGAAAGGCCACCAGATCGGCCACGACGTCAAAGACGCCATCTGCCGGGAGGTTCCGCAGGTCACGGATGTCGTGACGCACATCGAGCCGTTCGGGTAG